A single window of Dermochelys coriacea isolate rDerCor1 chromosome 2, rDerCor1.pri.v4, whole genome shotgun sequence DNA harbors:
- the RPS20 gene encoding 40S ribosomal protein S20: MAFKDSGKAPVEQEVAIHRIRITLTSRNVKSLEKVCADLIRGAKEKNLKVKGPVRMPTKTLRITTRKTPCGEGSKTWDRFQMRIHKRLIDLHSPSEIVKQITSISIEPGVEVEVTIADA; the protein is encoded by the exons GCATTTAAAGATAGTGGCAAAGCACCTGTGGAACAGGAAGTAGCAATTCACCGAATTAGAATTACCTTGACGAGTCGCAATGTAAAGTCCCTTGAGAAGG TCTGTGCTGACTTGATCAGAGGTGCCAAAGAAAAGAATCTAAAAGTGAAGGGACCTGTTCGCATGCCTACTAAG ACTCTGCGAATCACTACTAGGAAAACACCTTGTGGTGAAGGTTCTAAGACCTGGGATCGTTTCCAGATGCGTATCCACAAGCGTCTCATTGACTTACACAGTCCCTCTGAGATTGTTAAGCAGATCACTTCTATCAGTATTGAACCAGGTGTAGAAGTTGAAGTTACTATTGCTGATGCCTAA